A genome region from Clostridium pasteurianum includes the following:
- a CDS encoding response regulator: protein MNDKPYVLLVEDDKPIRNFITTALLTQGYKCIETDKGNEAIALSMSNNPDIIILDLGLPDIDGIEVVKKIREWSKTPIIIVSARDNEHQKVEALDKGADDYLTKPFGISELLARIRVSLRHVKINKKEDKDLESFKVRNLSVDFKKRQVLVNDKEVHLTPIEYKIMFLLCKYSGRVLTHNFIINEIWGAQVGNEAQSLRVFMASLRRKIEKDPAQPEYIYTEVGVGYRLIDE, encoded by the coding sequence ATGAATGATAAACCTTATGTTCTTTTAGTAGAAGATGATAAGCCTATAAGAAATTTTATAACTACAGCGCTTTTAACACAGGGATATAAATGTATAGAGACTGATAAGGGAAATGAAGCTATTGCTCTTTCTATGTCTAATAATCCTGATATTATAATATTAGATTTAGGTCTTCCAGATATAGATGGTATTGAGGTTGTAAAAAAGATACGAGAATGGTCAAAGACTCCTATAATAATTGTTTCAGCAAGGGATAATGAGCATCAAAAGGTTGAGGCACTTGATAAAGGAGCAGATGACTATTTAACGAAACCCTTTGGAATAAGTGAGTTGCTTGCAAGAATAAGGGTGTCTTTAAGGCATGTTAAGATAAATAAAAAGGAGGACAAAGACCTAGAGTCTTTTAAGGTAAGGAATTTATCTGTGGATTTTAAAAAGAGGCAAGTATTAGTAAATGATAAAGAAGTACATTTGACTCCTATTGAATATAAGATAATGTTTTTATTATGCAAGTATTCAGGGAGAGTTTTAACTCATAATTTTATAATAAATGAAATATGGGGAGCTCAAGTAGGAAATGAAGCTCAATCACTCAGGGTATTTATGGCAAGTCTTAGAAGGAAAATAGAAAAAGATCCAGCACAGCCGGAATATATATATACTGAGGTTGGTGTGGGATATAGGTTAATAGATGAATAA